The Archocentrus centrarchus isolate MPI-CPG fArcCen1 chromosome 12, fArcCen1, whole genome shotgun sequence genome includes a window with the following:
- the LOC115789599 gene encoding neuropeptide FF receptor 2, with product MTLNPVLNSTLWEDLNANSNSSGVHKNPLTFQNITYVDFYLHKPSVAAVFAVSYLLIFLVCMVGNGVVCFIVLRSKNMRTVTHLFILNLAISDLLVGIFCMPTTLVDNVITGWPFGRVVCKLSGMVQGISVSASVFTLVAIAIDRFRCIVYPFKQKLTIATSKLIIVIIWALAAAIMCPSGVMLQVTKEQRVRIVLGSNNDTRPFYWCRENWPNQEMRKIYTTVLFANIYLAPLSLIVIMYARIGFTLFKTTIPNVRGSRTESLEGSSKNKLSMEGRHTITRKKKRVIMMLLVVALLFILSWLPLWTLMMLSDYVNLTQHQYRVINIYMYPLAHWLAFSNSSINPIIYGFFNENFRRGFQAAFKFQLCSADILRQRTYSHRIRGNAVLPVQPVAPSRSGSGVGSGLAGNRKSSSQEEECLSGKHNIKEQVVIMEDLKMVSKI from the exons ATGACCCTGAATCCTGTTCTGAACTCCACCTTATGGGAGGACCTGAACGCCAATTCCAATTCCTCAGGAGTCCACAAAAATCCTTTGACCTTCCAAAACATCACTTATGTTGATTTCTACCTCCACAAGCCCTCAGTGGCTGCAGTCTTCGCTGTCTCCTACCTGCTTATCTTCCTGGTGTGCATGGTGGGCAACGGGGTTGTATGTTTCATCGTGCTGCGCAGCAAAAACATGCGCACGGTCACCCACCTGTTTATTCTCAACCTCGCCATTAGTGACCTGCTTGTTGGCATCTTCTGCATGCCGACCACGCTGGTGGACAACGTCATAACAG GCTGGCCATTTGGTAGGGTAGTGTGCAAGCTAAGTGGGATGGTTCAAGGCATATCTGTGTCGGCATCTGTGTTTACTCTGGTGGCAATAGCTATTGACAG GTTCCGCTGCATTGTCTACCCTTTCAAGCAGAAGCTGACCATCGCTACCTCAAAACTAATAATTGTCATCATTTGGGCTCTGGCTGCAGCCATAATGTGTCCTTCGGGGGTCATGCTCCAGGTCACAAAGGAACAGAGGGTGCGAATAGTCCTCGGCAGCAACAATGACACCCGTCCCTTCTACTGGTGCCGGGAAAATTGGCCAAATCAGGAGATGCGGAAAATCTACACTACTGTCCTCTTTGCCAACATCTACCTTGCTCCACTCAGCCTTATTGTCATTATGTACGCCCGCATTGGTTTCACCCTCTTCAAGACCACTATTCCTAATGTGAGAGGAAGTCGGACTGAGTCTCTAGAAGGCAGTAGCAAGAACAAATTGAGCATGGAGGGTCGTCACACAATCACGAGGAAGAAGAAGCGAGTGATTATGATGCTGCTGGTTGTGGCTCTTCTCTTCATCTTATCCTGGCTGCCTCTGTGGACGCTGATGATGCTGAGCGACTATGTCAACCTGACACAACATCAGTATCGTGTCATTAATATTTACATGTATCCCTTAGCTCACTGGCTGGCTTTCTCAAACAGCAGCATCAACCCTATCATCTACGGGTTCTTCAATGAGAACTTCCGTAGAGGCTTCCAGGCAGCATTCAAATTCCAGCTGTGCTCTGCTGACATTCTGCGCCAGAGGACCTACTCCCATCGGATCAGAGGGAACGCTGTGCTCCCGGTTCAGCCTGTTGCCCCCAGCAGATCAGGCTCTGGAGTTGGATCAGGGttagcaggaaacaggaagagcTCAAGTCAGGAGGAAGAGTGCTTGTCTGGTAAACATAACATTAAAGAACAAGTTGTGATCATGGAGGACCTGAAAATGGTATCCAAgatttag
- the LOC115789620 gene encoding probable global transcription activator SNF2L2 isoform X2, giving the protein MAAADPDSQPADCSQLEARENGSLEDMEEDISLKKRKGDHHAGKDLKAGQETGEKVKRKRGRPPAEKLPPNPPELTRTLNTLVDMVMNYKDGLGRQISKGFVQLPSKKEVPEYYELIRKPVDFRRIRERVRNHKYRSVGDLEKDIFLLCHNAQTYNLEGSQIYEDSIVIKSVFESARQRIVTDEEQKETVSASHSNNGAGAEDKFVPSAVKPLPVQIKKGPKEERSRNTMAKRVHSDLDSDEDLEDSTTKDEG; this is encoded by the exons CTCGAGGCAAGAGAGAACGGTTCCCTGGAGGACATGGAGGAGGACATCAGTCTGAAGAAGCGTAAAGGCGATCATCATGCAGGGAAAGACCTGAAGGCTGGGCAAGAAACTGGCGAAAAAGTCAAAAGGAAGCGAGGGCGCCCACCAGCTGAGAAACTCCCTCCAAACCCACCTGAACTCACCagaacactgaacacactgGTGGATATGGTCATGAACTACAAAGATGG GTTGGGACGACAGATCAGTAAAGGCTTTGTGCAGCTTCCCTCTAAGAAGGAGGTACCTGAGTACTACGAGCTGATCCGAAAGCCTGTGGACTTCAGAAGGATCAGG GAACGTGTTCGCAATCACAAGTACAGAAGTGTGGGAGATTTGGAAAAGGATATTTTCCTCCTGTGTCACAATGCACAGACTTATAACCTGGAGGGATCTCAG ATCTATGAGGATTCTATTGTCATTAAGTCTGTTTTTGAGAGTGCGAGACAGAGAATCGTCACAGACGAGGAACAGAAAGAGACGGTTAGCGCCAGTCACAGCAATAATGGTGCTGGAGCTGAAGACAAATTTGTTCCATCAGCAG TGAAACCATTACCAGTTCAGATAAAGAAGGGGCCTAAGGAGGAGAGAAGCAGAAATACTATGGCCAAGAGGGTTCACAGTGATTTAGACAGTGATGAGGATCTAGAGGATAGCACCACAAAAGATGAAGGTTGA